From the Fulvia fulva chromosome 2, complete sequence genome, one window contains:
- a CDS encoding Putative D-arabinono-1,4-lactone oxidase, whose product MNRMPDEVAKTDPDVAFRATDGHVHHTWAKTFQSRPELYIKPQSLEEVQKIVNLARRCRKRIVVVGCGHSPSDLTCSSSWMVNLDDYGRVLKVDKQEKTLLVEAGIRLRDLNEEANRHGLTMKNLGSINDQSIAGAIATATHGSSLEHGLMSESVKSLRIVLANGQAVRCSKDQNADLFRAGLISLGALGIIVEVEFEMIDACKIEWEQQLVSLQHVLSTWDTTLWTQKEYTRVWWMPYMKRAIVWSAEKTEKPLREPVDSWYGGSIGFHTYHNLLWLSNFVPSILPWIEWFVFGMQYGFSTGSKTSAVEELKTGLLMNCLYSQFVNEWALPLSKGPEAISRLSAWINREPESVHHIPFSIKGLYVHCPIEVRVSDTSKTTPRPFLDNTVQDEPTLYLNATLYRAYLKDPPCWRRYYEAFEWLMQEMGAKPHYAKNFSYTSSEYLQNKLGESLTQYLRVRNEADPEGMFLGEWHRRTLGAALGEKRLALEEQEVHRQKARDGGQLWIGEVNAGILAPDSFLEQPIAMTEKSGSPGASSSASSFDFMQASEMERSTMFTGSEYDDEGDLTDRDDARYHGNPKQSVFGTKVFDKM is encoded by the coding sequence ATGAACAGAATGCCCGACGAGGTCGCAAAGACCGACCCAGACGTCGCTTTCCGCGCAACAGATGGCCATGTCCACCACACCTGGGCAAAAACTTTCCAATCGCGACCCGAGCTCTACATCAAACCGCAGAGCCTCGAAGAGGTCCAGAAGATCGTCAATCTTGCGCGAAGGTGTCGCAAGAGGATTGTGGTAGTAGGGTGTGGTCACTCTCCCAGCGATTTGACGTGCTCGTCATCATGGATGGTCAACCTGGACGACTACGGCAGAGTCTTGAAAGTGGACAAGCAGGAGAAGACGTTGCTGGTGGAAGCAGGAATCAGGCTGAGAGATCTGAACGAGGAAGCAAACAGACACGGCTTGACGATGAAGAACTTGGGCAGCATCAACGATCAAAGCATCGCAGGTGCCATTGCGACAGCAACACACGGCAGCTCATTGGAGCATGGCTTGATGAGTGAAAGCGTGAAGAGTTTGAGGATCGTGCTAGCGAATGGACAAGCAGTGCGCTGCTCGAAAGATCAGAACGCAGACTTGTTCAGAGCAGGTCTCATTTCACTGGGTGCACTTGGTATTATCGTTGAGGTCGAGTTCGAGATGATTGATGCCTGCAAGATCGAATGGGAACAACAGCTGGTATCGTTGCAGCACGTCCTGAGCACGTGGGACACCACACTTTGGACGCAGAAAGAGTACACGCGAGTCTGGTGGATGCCGTACATGAAGCGCGCCATCGTCTGGTCAGCAGAGAAGACTGAAAAGCCACTTCGCGAACCCGTGGATTCCTGGTACGGCGGCAGCATAGGCTTCCATACTTATCACAACCTTTTGTGGTTGTCCAACTTTGTGCCGTCGATCCTTCCGTGGATAGAGTGGTTCGTCTTCGGCATGCAATATGGCTTCAGCACTGGCAGCAAGACGTCAGCGGTAGAGGAGCTCAAGACTGGTCTTCTCATGAACTGCTTGTACAGTCAGTTCGTGAACGAGTGGGCACTTCCTCTGAGCAAGGGACCAGAAGCGATCTCCCGGCTATCAGCCTGGATCAACCGCGAGCCTGAAAGTGTTCATCACATACCATTCAGCATCAAGGGGCTCTACGTCCACTGTCCGATTGAAGTCCGGGTATCTGACACATCGAAGACTACGCCGCGACCTTTCCTTGATAACACAGTCCAGGACGAGCCGACACTATACCTCAATGCTACTTTATACCGAGCATACCTCAAAGATCCTCCCTGCTGGAGACGATACTACGAGGCCTTCGAGTGGCTCATGCAGGAAATGGGCGCAAAGCCACACTACGCCAAGAACTTCTCTTACACATCGTCAGAGTATTTGCAGAACAAACTAGGCGAGAGTCTTACGCAATACCTCCGCGTTCGCAATGAAGCAGATCCGGAAGGCATGTTCCTCGGCGAATGGCACCGTCGCACACTTGGCGCAGCATTAGGCGAGAAGAGACTTGCACTAGAAGAGCAAGAAGTCCACCGACAAAAAGCTCGAGATGGCGGCCAGCTGTGGATTGGAGAAGTGAACGCTGGTATCCTTGCTCCAGATTCGTTCCTTGAGCAACCTATTGCGATGACGGAGAAGAGCGGCAGCCCAGGCGCCAGCTCCAGCGCTTCGAGCTTCGACTTCATGCAAGCTTCAGAAATGGAGCGAAGTACAATGTTCACGGGCAGCGAGTACGACGATGAAGGTGACCTTACAGACCGAGATGACGCGAGATACCACGGGAACCCGAAGCAGTCTGTCTTTGGCACCAAGGTGTTTGATAAGATGTAG